From Fundulus heteroclitus isolate FHET01 chromosome 5, MU-UCD_Fhet_4.1, whole genome shotgun sequence, a single genomic window includes:
- the si:dkey-9i23.8 gene encoding galanin receptor type 1, with amino-acid sequence MSEGLNGTVVPEKRWSEEEKWLLVAVLGVEMVIGAVGNSLVLIVKVMCRGQFCCRYWLPFISLTISDLGCSLLITSGSMMATLTGGQKSPWCEVVSLLKFAFITSSIGSIAILSVQRLIGMPSTRSTLFGAIAAACLTSWVTGVVVGSVPIIYDWVRYDPAEMLCAVFWESSYSDMMTYILCAFSICVFLPILLMLICSVRNASSCCSNSSSGNSNEEADLSEVAPLLVASYMICYTPFFMSELILLGRTNLIPAPDWLRTLSSVMSYLDCCLNPLIYCSHQNFRDAGLALLWTRKPRKPALEPVLTAITKTDKNM; translated from the exons A TGAGTGAGGGGCTGAATGGGACAGTGGTCCCTGAAAAGAGATGGTCTGAGGAAGAGAAGTGGCTGCTGGTGGCTGTGTTGGGTGTAGAGATGGTCATTGGAGCTGTGGGAAACAGTCTCGTTCTGATCGTCAAAGTCATG TGCAGGGGTCAGTTCTGCTGCCGTTACTGGCTTCCATTCATCAGTCTCACCATTTCAGATTTAG GCTGTTCACTTCTCATCACCTCTGGCTCCATGATGGCTACTCTGACAGGAGGACAGAAGTCTCCATGGTGTGAAGTCGTCAGCCTACTAAAGTTTGCCTTCATCACCTCATCCATAGGCAGTATAG CTATTCTCAGTGTGCAGCGGCTGATTGGCATGCCATCCACAAGAAGCACTCTGTTTGGTGCCATTGCAGCAGCCTGTTTGACTTCTTGGGTAACGGGGGTGGTGGTTGGGAGCGTTCCCATCATCTATGACTGGGTCAG GTATGATCCTGCAGAGATGCTGTGTGCTGTTTTCTGGGAGAGCAGCTACTCAGACATGATGACTTACATCCTTTGTGCCTTTTCCATCTGCGTCTTCCTTCCTATCCTCCTAATGCTTATCTGCTCTGTAAGGAATGcttccagctgctgctccaactcCAGCTCCGGCAACAG CAATGAAGAAGCAGATCTATCTGAAGTGGCCCCTCTGTTAGTGGCTTCTTACATGATCTGCTACACTCCCTTTTTTATGTCTGAG CTAATCCTGCTGGGTAGGACGAACCTGATTCCAGCCCCTGATTGGCTAAGGACGCTGTCCTCAGTGATGTCATACCTGGACTGCTGTCTGAACCCTCTCATCTACTGTTCCCACCAGAATTTTCGTGACGCTGGTCTGGCCCTGTTGTGGACCAGAAAACCAAGAAAACCAGCGTTGGAGCCTGTCCTCACAGCCATAActaaaactgacaaaaacatGTGA
- the LOC105917891 gene encoding NADH dehydrogenase [ubiquinone] iron-sulfur protein 8, mitochondrial — MAATFRYLYSASRTGTLAAGQLRSFSVSVQRNGFKYVNAQEVPTDMKSITDRAAQTLMWTELFRGLGMTMSYLFREPATINYPFEKGPLSPRFRGEHALRRYPSGEERCIACKLCEAICPAQAITIEAETRADGSRRTTRYDIDMTKCIYCGFCQEACPVDAIVEGPNFEFSTETHEELLYNKEKLLNNGDKWEAEIAANIQADYLYR, encoded by the exons ATGGCTGCAACCTTTCGTTATCTGTACTCTGCCTCAAGGACAG GCACTTTGGCAGCTGGCCAGCTGAGGTCCTTCAGTGTATCAGTACAAAGGAATGGATTCA AgtatgtgaatgcccaggaggTCCCAACAGACATGAAGTCCATCACAGATCGAGCTGCACAGACACTGATGTGGACAGAGCTCTTCAGAG GTCTGGGCATGACAATGAGCTACCTGTTCAGAGAACCTGCCACCATTAACTACCCGTTTGAAAAGGGACCGCTGTCACCGCGCTTCAGAGGGGAACACGCTCTGCGCAG GTACCCCTCAGGAGAGGAGCGCTGCATTGCCTGCAAACTCTGTGAAGCCATTTGCCCCGCCCAG GCCATCACCATTGAAGCTGAGACCCGCGCCGACGGAAGCAGGAGGACAACTCGCTACGACATCGACATGACCAAGTGCATCTACTGCGGGTTCTGTCAGGAGGCGTGTCCTGTGGATGCCATTGTAGAG GGTCCTAACTTTGAGTTTTCCACTGAAACTCACGAAGAACTGCTCTACAACAAAGAGAAGCTGCTAAACAATGGAGATAAATGGGAGGCTGAGATTGCTGCCAACATACAAGCTGACTATCTCTATCGATAG